One region of Halomonas huangheensis genomic DNA includes:
- the fliO gene encoding flagellar biosynthetic protein FliO, with translation MSIDSSATINQSLESLTQSGDNLLGMAMLGKTAAALAVVLLIILGLAALVRRRGLPRQSQQLTLKVIGSTPIGPREKVVVVQVEDRWLVLGVGGNQITRLDSLEAREEQASGSEVELQGSFAERFAQALKANLSRRGTGS, from the coding sequence ATGAGCATCGACTCCTCCGCAACGATCAATCAGTCGCTGGAGAGCCTGACCCAGAGCGGCGATAACCTGCTGGGAATGGCAATGCTCGGCAAGACCGCCGCCGCTCTGGCCGTGGTACTTCTGATCATTCTTGGGCTGGCGGCGCTGGTGCGTCGACGCGGCCTACCGCGACAGTCGCAACAGCTGACACTCAAGGTAATCGGCAGCACGCCGATCGGCCCGCGTGAAAAGGTTGTGGTAGTGCAGGTAGAGGACCGATGGCTGGTGCTGGGCGTAGGTGGTAATCAGATCACCCGGCTCGATAGTCTCGAGGCCCGAGAGGAACAGGCCTCCGGATCCGAGGTCGAGCTGCAGGGTAGTTTCGCCGAGCGCTTCGCTCAGGCACTGAAGGCCAATCTGTCCAGGCGGGGAACAGGCTCATGA
- the fliP gene encoding flagellar type III secretion system pore protein FliP (The bacterial flagellar biogenesis protein FliP forms a type III secretion system (T3SS)-type pore required for flagellar assembly.), protein MTAPAVALQRLAPLLLVTGLVLGLSTPAVAQQIPGIISQPMADGGQKWSVSLQTLLLLTSMAFLPAALLMMTSFTRIIIVLGLLRTAMGTPTTPPNQVLLGLALFLTAFIMSPVINEVYQSAWAPLSAEQIDFGEFLQRAQQPLREFMLGQTREPDLAMFARLAEIGTMQGPEDVPLQVLVPAFVTSELKTAFQIGFTLFIPFLIIDLVVASVLMALGMMMVPPVTISLPFKLMLFVLVDGWQLIIGSMANSFYL, encoded by the coding sequence ATGACAGCTCCCGCTGTGGCGCTCCAGCGCCTGGCACCGCTACTGCTGGTGACTGGCCTGGTGCTGGGCTTGAGCACTCCCGCTGTGGCGCAACAGATCCCCGGCATCATCAGTCAACCGATGGCAGACGGTGGACAGAAGTGGTCAGTGTCGCTGCAGACGCTGTTGCTGCTGACTTCCATGGCATTTCTGCCAGCTGCACTACTGATGATGACCAGTTTCACACGCATCATCATCGTGCTGGGACTGCTGCGCACCGCCATGGGAACGCCGACGACACCACCCAATCAGGTCCTGCTCGGTCTGGCGCTGTTTCTTACCGCCTTCATCATGTCGCCAGTGATCAACGAGGTCTATCAGAGCGCCTGGGCCCCGTTGTCCGCCGAACAGATCGACTTCGGCGAATTCCTGCAGCGAGCCCAGCAGCCGCTACGCGAATTCATGCTTGGGCAGACCCGCGAACCGGATCTTGCCATGTTCGCCAGGCTCGCCGAGATCGGGACGATGCAGGGGCCTGAAGATGTGCCGCTACAGGTACTGGTGCCGGCCTTTGTCACCAGTGAGCTGAAGACCGCCTTTCAGATCGGCTTCACACTGTTCATTCCCTTTCTGATCATCGATCTGGTGGTTGCCAGTGTGCTGATGGCGCTGGGGATGATGATGGTGCCGCCAGTCACCATATCGTTGCCGTTCAAGCTGATGTTGTTTGTGCTGGTCGATGGCTGGCAACTGATCATCGGCTCCATGGCCAACAGCTTCTATCTCTAG